The proteins below come from a single Gemmatimonadota bacterium genomic window:
- a CDS encoding cbb3-type cytochrome c oxidase subunit I has translation MTAPVLYPFRTCNATGHRIDLSAERLVKVNAVAAVVSLLVGAIAALLLVLTRWQAIHLLPAVWYYRILGVHGMNMLIFFIIFFEMAVLWFAGTVLLDARPAAPKYGWFNFGLMVVGALLVETMQWSGRADVLFTSYPPLMAHPLFYLGVIFFAVGALGVVGQFFATLVIAKREKTYVGSMPLVVYGAMTAAVIAVITLVHGAAVYIPTFLWSIGLIKAIDPEIYRLLWWALGHSSQQINVAAMVAIWYMLGALTVGAVVLNEKVSRSAFVLYILFISMASAHHLLVDPGFGSAWKIVNTSYFMYMAVLASMVHGFTVPAGMELGMRLRGYTDGLFGWLRRAPWGDPGFSALVLSVVVFGFFGGITGVTIGTEQINITVHNTLRVPGHFHATVVSGTAMAFMGATYYLLPLVFQRKVAFWKLAKMQPYLFAFGMLLVEMGMTFAGSFGVPRRHWDISFSQAPFGVQFSPAVDLFLAVMGIGGILAVTGALAFIAIAVKSVFLGEKVTEFTRGVAMEGVPQGLTHPPVHPANADEMNEAMHAPERGIAGATPGTLVLVGVFLVAFMLYYFTNWKLLTFLWKIG, from the coding sequence ATGACCGCGCCCGTGTTGTATCCGTTCCGCACGTGTAACGCGACAGGGCACCGCATTGACTTGAGCGCCGAACGCCTCGTGAAGGTGAACGCGGTCGCCGCGGTCGTGTCGTTGCTGGTGGGCGCTATTGCCGCGCTCCTGCTCGTGCTCACGCGCTGGCAAGCGATCCATCTGCTCCCGGCGGTGTGGTACTATCGCATCCTCGGTGTGCACGGCATGAACATGCTCATCTTCTTCATCATCTTCTTTGAGATGGCCGTGCTCTGGTTTGCTGGCACGGTGTTGCTTGATGCCCGCCCCGCGGCACCGAAGTATGGTTGGTTCAACTTCGGGCTGATGGTGGTCGGCGCGCTCTTGGTTGAAACGATGCAATGGAGCGGACGCGCGGACGTGCTCTTTACCTCGTATCCGCCGCTCATGGCGCATCCGCTGTTCTATCTCGGCGTCATCTTCTTTGCCGTCGGCGCACTTGGCGTGGTGGGGCAGTTCTTTGCCACCCTCGTCATTGCGAAGCGCGAAAAGACGTACGTCGGTTCAATGCCGCTCGTCGTCTATGGGGCGATGACTGCCGCGGTGATCGCCGTCATCACGCTCGTGCACGGCGCCGCCGTGTATATCCCCACCTTCCTGTGGTCGATCGGCCTGATCAAGGCGATTGATCCCGAGATCTACCGGTTGCTCTGGTGGGCACTCGGCCACTCGTCGCAGCAGATCAATGTGGCCGCGATGGTCGCCATCTGGTACATGCTCGGCGCGCTCACGGTCGGTGCGGTGGTGCTCAACGAGAAGGTCAGCCGGTCGGCCTTCGTGCTCTACATTCTGTTTATCTCGATGGCGTCGGCGCACCATCTGCTCGTGGATCCGGGCTTTGGTTCGGCGTGGAAGATTGTCAACACGTCGTACTTCATGTACATGGCGGTGCTGGCCTCAATGGTGCACGGCTTCACCGTGCCCGCGGGCATGGAGCTCGGCATGCGGTTGCGCGGCTATACCGACGGCCTCTTTGGATGGCTGCGGCGCGCACCGTGGGGCGATCCGGGATTTTCCGCGCTCGTGCTCTCGGTCGTCGTGTTCGGCTTCTTTGGCGGCATCACCGGCGTGACGATCGGCACGGAACAGATCAACATCACCGTGCATAACACGTTGCGCGTTCCGGGGCACTTCCACGCCACGGTCGTCAGCGGTACGGCCATGGCGTTCATGGGCGCCACGTACTATCTCCTGCCGCTTGTCTTCCAGCGGAAGGTCGCGTTCTGGAAATTGGCCAAGATGCAACCCTACCTCTTCGCCTTCGGCATGTTGCTGGTGGAGATGGGCATGACGTTCGCGGGCAGTTTCGGCGTGCCGCGTCGTCACTGGGACATCTCGTTCTCGCAGGCTCCGTTCGGTGTGCAGTTTAGCCCGGCCGTGGATCTCTTTCTTGCGGTGATGGGCATCGGTGGCATTCTCGCCGTGACGGGCGCGCTGGCGTTCATTGCCATCGCCGTGAAGTCGGTGTTCCTGGGTGAGAAGGTCACGGAGTTCACGCGCGGTGTCGCCATGGAAGGCGTTCCGCAGGGACTCACGCACCCACCGGTGCATCCGGCGAATGCCGACGAAATGAATGAAGCGATGCACGCACCGGAACGTGGCATTGCCGGCGCGACGCCGGGGACGCTCGTCTTGGTTGGCGTGTTCCTCGTGGCATTCATGCTCTACTACTTCACGAACTGGAAACTGCTCACCTTCCTCTGGAAGATTGGGTGA
- a CDS encoding SCO family protein, producing MSARSGRLGVATTALVVILVITTAWWMLALWPAGTASPEWIVRTRAACFGTEHSGWPDAGGWILLIGEPIGMLVTLVAIAGAQLEQELGGTWRWLRALPLVRTAVPAAAVLVAFTLGLGVVLRATAHASQIGAEAAAVLVQTPAPSTALVDQHGSSVSLSTLHRTAIITVAFGHCEVVCPTIVRQVQRARATAGREAMPLFIVTVDPWRDTAERLPTIAQAWNLGPSDHVLSGGLEMVERTLDSLHIGRARDPNTGNVAHANVVMLVDGSGKVAWRLDGDFTQLAARLAAER from the coding sequence ATGTCGGCGCGTTCCGGCCGGTTAGGGGTGGCAACGACCGCGTTGGTGGTGATCCTCGTGATCACCACCGCGTGGTGGATGCTTGCGCTCTGGCCGGCCGGGACAGCCTCCCCGGAGTGGATCGTGCGCACGCGCGCGGCCTGCTTCGGAACCGAACACTCGGGCTGGCCCGATGCCGGAGGATGGATTCTCCTCATCGGCGAGCCGATTGGTATGCTGGTCACGCTCGTGGCAATCGCGGGTGCGCAGCTCGAACAAGAACTCGGTGGCACGTGGCGCTGGTTGCGCGCGCTACCGCTGGTACGCACGGCGGTGCCGGCGGCGGCGGTGCTCGTGGCGTTCACGCTGGGGCTGGGCGTCGTCCTGCGTGCCACGGCCCATGCGTCGCAGATCGGCGCGGAGGCGGCGGCCGTTCTGGTTCAAACGCCGGCCCCGAGCACAGCGCTCGTGGATCAACATGGCAGCAGCGTGTCACTCTCCACGCTGCATCGCACCGCGATCATTACCGTGGCGTTTGGGCATTGTGAGGTGGTGTGTCCAACCATCGTGCGGCAGGTGCAACGTGCGCGCGCGACCGCTGGGCGTGAGGCGATGCCGCTTTTCATCGTAACGGTTGATCCGTGGCGCGACACGGCGGAGCGACTCCCCACCATTGCGCAGGCGTGGAATCTCGGCCCATCCGACCACGTGCTGTCTGGCGGCCTGGAGATGGTGGAGCGCACACTGGACTCGCTTCACATCGGGCGAGCTCGCGATCCCAACACCGGCAATGTGGCGCATGCCAATGTCGTGATGCTGGTTGATGGCAGCGGGAAGGTTGCCTGGCGGCTCGACGGCGACTTCACGCAACTCGCGGCGCGCTTGGCAGCTGAGCGTTAG
- a CDS encoding DUF1343 domain-containing protein — translation MPVLFAVDRLVANRSLLDGAHRVGLVTNDAARLATDSTVHSRTALREVGIDIVRLFGPEHGLGATAADGAPVADGVDPLTGIEVVSLYGARMKPTAQQLNGLDVVLFDIPDVGVRFYTYAWTLFYMMEACAELGIPLIVLDRPNPLGGELARAEGPMLDPSLTSFIGADNIPIRHALTLGELATLWKLERWPQATLRVIPCTGWQRDMRSPETGLAWVPTSPAMPAFESAACYPGTCLFEATNLSVGRGTATAFQVVGAHWLDSAAVLQSLAREIPRGVRFERDAFVPITGPYAGEPCEGIRLIVSDGATFRPVATGLLLLAAVIKTHRLRFAWARYPTAANPSGDGHFERLVGNRAIRSRLDADPSGVNAAMVAEWLAVDTWAARVRPALLYP, via the coding sequence GTGCCTGTGCTCTTCGCGGTTGATCGCCTCGTTGCCAACCGATCGCTGCTTGACGGCGCGCACCGCGTTGGCCTTGTCACCAACGACGCGGCGCGACTCGCCACAGACAGTACCGTGCATTCCCGCACCGCGCTCCGTGAAGTGGGAATAGATATTGTCCGACTTTTTGGGCCAGAGCATGGACTCGGCGCAACTGCCGCCGATGGTGCCCCTGTAGCGGATGGCGTTGACCCGCTAACCGGCATAGAGGTTGTGTCGCTCTACGGAGCACGCATGAAGCCGACCGCCCAACAGCTGAACGGCCTCGACGTCGTGCTGTTCGACATCCCTGACGTGGGCGTTCGCTTCTATACGTATGCGTGGACCCTCTTCTATATGATGGAAGCCTGCGCGGAGCTCGGAATCCCGCTCATCGTTCTCGATCGCCCCAATCCGCTCGGCGGCGAACTCGCGCGCGCCGAAGGACCCATGCTCGACCCGTCGCTGACGTCGTTTATTGGCGCCGACAACATTCCCATTCGCCACGCGCTGACGCTTGGCGAACTGGCCACACTCTGGAAGCTGGAACGGTGGCCGCAGGCAACGCTGCGGGTGATTCCCTGCACCGGATGGCAGCGCGATATGCGCTCGCCGGAGACTGGGCTCGCGTGGGTTCCGACCTCACCGGCGATGCCAGCATTTGAATCGGCCGCCTGCTATCCAGGCACCTGTCTCTTCGAGGCCACCAATCTTAGCGTTGGGCGTGGAACTGCGACGGCGTTCCAAGTGGTGGGCGCACACTGGCTCGATTCTGCGGCGGTGCTCCAATCGTTGGCGCGCGAGATTCCGCGCGGCGTTCGGTTTGAACGCGATGCGTTTGTCCCTATTACAGGGCCGTACGCCGGCGAGCCGTGTGAAGGCATTCGGCTTATCGTCTCGGACGGGGCCACCTTTCGCCCCGTCGCCACAGGGTTGCTCCTGCTCGCGGCCGTGATCAAGACACACCGACTGCGTTTTGCGTGGGCGCGTTACCCTACCGCCGCCAATCCGTCGGGCGACGGGCACTTCGAGCGGCTGGTTGGAAATCGCGCTATCCGCTCTCGCCTCGACGCTGACCCTTCTGGTGTGAACGCTGCGATGGTCGCGGAGTGGCTGGCCGTGGATACGTGGGCTGCGCGCGTGCGCCCGGCTCTCCTGTATCCGTAG
- a CDS encoding cytochrome P450 — protein MTGQLPPGPRARFPGEFILRALRDPLDFFIQLTAEYGDAVGVGMGRHPLVLLTHPDAVRDVLVTNQKQFVKGHVLERAKILLGDGLLTSEGELHLRQRRMMQPAFHRERVAGYAATMVLHAARARDRWRDGEAFDAHETMMALTLAIVGKTLFDADVEGEASEIGQALNTVMSSFNQMMLPLGPLLFRLPLRTSRHFHRARRRLDDTIYRIIAERRASGHDTGDLLSMLLLATDAEGDGTGMNDQQLRDEALTLFLAGHETTANALTWAWYLIARHPDIEARLHAEVDALGHEPSFEDLPKLEYTRRVVSEVIRLYPPAWAIGRRAIAPVTIGEHLIPANARVVVSSYITQRNARWWPDPETFNPERWLPEPSARRPKFAYYPFGAGTRVCIGEQFAWTEAVLVIATIAQRWRLWLAPKQRIAMLPQITLRPRYGIRMVATRR, from the coding sequence ATGACCGGCCAACTCCCCCCCGGGCCACGGGCGCGTTTTCCGGGTGAGTTCATCCTGCGGGCGCTTCGCGATCCGCTCGATTTCTTTATCCAACTCACCGCCGAGTACGGTGATGCGGTTGGCGTCGGTATGGGACGTCATCCGCTGGTGTTGCTCACGCATCCAGATGCCGTGCGCGATGTGCTCGTCACGAACCAAAAACAATTCGTCAAAGGCCACGTTCTCGAACGCGCCAAGATTCTCCTCGGCGACGGGCTCCTCACGAGCGAAGGCGAACTGCATCTTCGCCAGCGCCGCATGATGCAGCCCGCCTTCCATCGCGAACGCGTCGCTGGCTATGCGGCCACGATGGTGCTGCACGCCGCGCGCGCGCGCGACCGCTGGCGCGACGGAGAAGCATTCGACGCACACGAGACGATGATGGCCCTCACCTTGGCCATTGTCGGCAAGACGCTGTTCGATGCCGATGTTGAGGGCGAAGCATCAGAAATTGGACAGGCGCTGAACACCGTGATGAGCTCGTTCAACCAAATGATGCTCCCGCTGGGGCCACTGCTCTTTCGGTTGCCGCTGCGCACGTCACGCCACTTTCACCGCGCACGCCGTCGCCTCGACGACACGATCTATCGCATCATTGCCGAACGCCGAGCGAGCGGGCACGACACCGGCGACTTACTCTCGATGTTACTCCTTGCCACCGACGCCGAAGGCGATGGGACAGGGATGAACGACCAGCAGCTCCGCGACGAAGCCCTCACACTCTTTCTCGCGGGTCACGAGACCACCGCCAACGCGCTCACCTGGGCCTGGTATCTCATTGCTCGGCACCCCGACATCGAAGCGCGGCTCCACGCCGAGGTGGATGCGCTGGGGCACGAGCCGTCATTTGAAGATCTGCCGAAACTCGAATACACGCGGCGGGTGGTCAGCGAGGTGATTCGGCTCTACCCGCCCGCGTGGGCCATCGGACGGCGCGCCATCGCCCCCGTGACGATCGGCGAACATCTCATCCCCGCGAACGCGCGCGTCGTGGTCAGTTCGTATATCACGCAACGCAACGCCCGGTGGTGGCCGGATCCTGAGACGTTCAACCCTGAACGCTGGCTCCCAGAGCCGTCCGCACGACGGCCAAAGTTTGCCTACTACCCCTTTGGCGCGGGAACACGTGTGTGTATTGGCGAACAGTTCGCGTGGACCGAAGCGGTCCTTGTGATTGCCACTATCGCTCAGCGGTGGCGCCTCTGGCTCGCTCCCAAGCAACGCATCGCCATGCTACCGCAGATCACCCTGCGGCCGCGGTACGGCATCCGGATGGTCGCCACCCGGCGATAA
- a CDS encoding spermidine synthase produces MTLLLTAVFILSGAAGLIYESIWSRYLSLLVGHSAYAQVIVLVIYLGGMSAGAALAARWSSRIREPLLGYAIAEIVVGTLGLFFHDAFRAVSAFAYASLFPALAGGVTLVVAKWTLAGLLILPQSLLLGTTFPLMSAGLLRRVSSDGRTNSGRTLSLLYFANSIGAAAGVLIAGFYLIRAVGLPGTLLVAAVANLTCGFTVFAAVRLRQEAEAPLVTDAPPSDPPPLPTRPSIEVASESADIGAPAARSSVAPSDTTDLPTLWRVMLIVAAGTALSSFMYEIAWVRMLSLVLGSATHSFELMLSAFILGLSLGAFWVRTRADRFRDPLRALGVTQWWMGALAILTLAAFLASFHWMATLISALDRNADGYRFFTFAKYAIALAVMLPATFCAGITLPLITRMLLAAGSGEKAIGAVYSVNTLGSIVGAGLASLVLMPWLGLKVLLVSGGVIDMALGVWLLWRVGRVHQPTRRLTTVAIGASALVLLYAVFSVPFDRGVLISGVFRYGRVPAVGSVRLVFYKDGRTATVSVRKAEDGGYSLATNGKPDASLSPTWFSTDTGVVVRELDGDESTQILLPMITLAHAPKAARAAVIGNGSGMSSHLLLGSPALQKLVTIDIEPEMIRASKTFYPVNKRNFDDPRSSFVHDDAKSYFAATNQKFDLILSEPSNPWVSGVSGLFTDEFYQRIRGYLTPKGVFGQWLHLYEIDDALVLSVIKAVHRNFKSYQIFLTADVDILIVASNEEQLPTPDWSVMELPDIQRDLRHFRRIEPSALDALRLASRDVLDPLIGDGSGANSDFYPTLDLGTELSRYMKLYATGFSGLADVRLDVGSALTGRRLLPTREREPSVNISRVNALASGQRLRTELFPPGAVAGDKGSFRLAVTQQQTLVDLMSMGHAPADWQLFFKLAEDVEADRHGGTQGWVDEPFHASVLRFFETQHAPDDAIAAWRFLHAVAAYQWQAAAAEIDALADARVNVRKWLDDDLLRDGAVIALLKTGQPAKARATFDRLDEFTSRKDTDLRVRLLRAWVDAAVKKSAPSRSSNE; encoded by the coding sequence ATGACTTTGCTCCTCACTGCGGTCTTTATTCTCTCCGGCGCCGCTGGACTGATCTATGAGTCCATCTGGAGCCGGTATCTAAGTCTGCTGGTCGGTCACAGCGCGTACGCGCAGGTGATCGTGCTCGTCATCTACCTCGGTGGCATGTCGGCCGGCGCCGCGCTCGCCGCGCGGTGGTCGTCACGCATTCGCGAACCGTTGCTCGGGTACGCGATCGCCGAAATTGTGGTCGGAACCCTCGGGCTCTTTTTTCACGATGCCTTTCGCGCGGTCAGCGCCTTTGCATATGCGTCGCTCTTTCCGGCGCTCGCGGGCGGTGTCACACTGGTCGTCGCTAAATGGACCCTTGCTGGATTATTGATTCTCCCGCAGTCGCTCTTGCTTGGCACCACTTTTCCGTTGATGAGCGCAGGGTTGTTGCGCCGCGTGTCGTCGGACGGACGGACGAACAGCGGGCGCACGCTCTCTTTGCTCTACTTTGCGAATTCGATTGGCGCGGCCGCCGGTGTCCTGATCGCTGGTTTCTATCTCATCCGCGCCGTGGGACTGCCGGGCACGCTGTTGGTCGCGGCCGTCGCGAATCTAACATGCGGTTTCACGGTGTTTGCGGCAGTGCGACTCCGTCAGGAAGCCGAAGCGCCATTGGTGACCGACGCGCCGCCGAGCGACCCGCCGCCGCTGCCAACGAGGCCCAGCATTGAGGTCGCCTCGGAAAGTGCGGACATCGGCGCACCCGCCGCGCGCTCGTCGGTCGCGCCCAGCGACACCACCGACCTGCCCACGCTCTGGCGCGTGATGCTCATTGTCGCGGCCGGCACGGCGCTCTCGAGCTTCATGTACGAGATCGCTTGGGTCCGGATGCTCTCGCTCGTGCTTGGCAGCGCCACGCACTCGTTCGAGTTGATGCTCTCGGCATTTATTCTTGGACTGTCGCTCGGCGCGTTCTGGGTGCGCACGCGCGCTGATCGCTTTCGCGATCCCCTGCGTGCGCTCGGCGTCACGCAGTGGTGGATGGGCGCACTCGCCATTCTCACGCTCGCAGCATTCCTGGCGTCGTTCCACTGGATGGCCACGCTTATTTCGGCGCTCGACCGGAATGCCGATGGATATCGCTTCTTTACCTTTGCCAAATACGCGATTGCGTTGGCGGTGATGCTCCCCGCCACGTTCTGCGCTGGCATTACCCTGCCGCTCATCACGCGCATGCTGCTCGCGGCTGGGAGCGGTGAGAAGGCCATTGGGGCAGTCTACAGCGTCAACACGCTTGGCTCTATTGTCGGAGCCGGGCTCGCGTCGCTCGTGCTCATGCCTTGGCTTGGGTTGAAAGTGTTGCTCGTCAGTGGCGGCGTGATTGACATGGCGCTCGGCGTGTGGCTCCTCTGGCGTGTTGGACGCGTGCATCAGCCCACGCGCCGGCTCACCACGGTGGCGATCGGCGCCAGCGCCTTGGTGCTACTGTACGCGGTATTCAGTGTGCCATTCGACCGCGGGGTGTTGATTAGCGGTGTGTTTCGCTACGGTCGCGTGCCGGCCGTGGGCAGTGTGCGTCTTGTGTTCTATAAGGATGGACGCACCGCCACCGTGAGCGTGCGCAAGGCCGAAGACGGAGGCTACTCGCTAGCGACGAATGGCAAGCCCGACGCCTCATTGTCACCAACCTGGTTCTCCACCGATACCGGCGTTGTGGTCCGAGAGCTCGACGGTGACGAGTCCACGCAGATTCTCTTGCCGATGATCACGCTGGCGCACGCTCCGAAGGCGGCACGTGCTGCCGTCATTGGAAACGGATCTGGCATGTCGTCGCATCTCCTGCTCGGAAGTCCTGCGCTTCAGAAGCTGGTGACGATTGACATTGAGCCGGAGATGATTCGCGCATCCAAGACGTTTTATCCGGTCAACAAACGCAACTTCGACGATCCGCGCTCTTCGTTTGTACATGATGACGCCAAGAGTTACTTCGCGGCGACCAATCAAAAGTTCGACCTCATTCTCTCTGAGCCATCCAACCCTTGGGTGAGCGGCGTGAGCGGGCTGTTCACGGACGAGTTCTATCAGCGTATTCGAGGGTACCTCACACCCAAAGGGGTGTTTGGGCAGTGGCTGCACCTCTATGAGATTGACGATGCGCTGGTACTCAGCGTGATCAAGGCCGTGCACCGCAACTTCAAGTCATACCAGATTTTCCTCACGGCCGACGTCGACATTCTGATTGTCGCTTCTAACGAAGAACAGCTTCCCACACCGGATTGGTCGGTGATGGAGCTACCGGATATTCAGCGCGACCTGCGACACTTCCGGCGGATTGAACCCAGCGCGCTCGACGCGCTTCGCCTCGCCTCGCGCGATGTCCTTGATCCGCTTATCGGCGATGGATCGGGCGCCAACAGTGACTTCTATCCTACGCTCGATCTCGGCACCGAACTCTCGCGCTACATGAAACTGTACGCGACTGGCTTTAGCGGGCTCGCTGATGTGCGGCTCGATGTGGGAAGCGCCCTCACGGGACGCCGACTGCTCCCCACGCGGGAGCGGGAGCCGTCGGTGAATATTTCGCGCGTGAATGCACTCGCCAGCGGTCAGCGGCTGCGCACCGAACTCTTTCCACCGGGCGCCGTGGCTGGCGACAAGGGATCGTTCCGCTTGGCGGTCACGCAGCAGCAAACGCTAGTGGACCTGATGTCGATGGGGCACGCGCCGGCAGACTGGCAGCTGTTCTTTAAGCTCGCCGAGGATGTTGAGGCCGATCGCCATGGTGGGACGCAGGGGTGGGTGGATGAACCCTTTCATGCGAGCGTGTTGCGATTCTTTGAGACGCAGCACGCCCCAGATGATGCGATTGCCGCTTGGCGTTTCTTGCACGCGGTTGCCGCGTATCAGTGGCAGGCGGCCGCGGCGGAAATTGACGCGCTCGCTGACGCGCGGGTGAATGTGCGAAAGTGGCTCGACGACGACCTCCTGCGCGATGGTGCCGTGATTGCGTTGCTCAAAACGGGGCAGCCCGCCAAGGCGCGCGCCACGTTCGACCGGCTCGACGAGTTTACCTCGCGCAAGGATACTGACCTCCGTGTGCGACTGCTTCGCGCTTGGGTAGACGCCGCGGTAAAGAAGAGTGCCCCCTCACGGAGTTCAAACGAATGA
- a CDS encoding peptidylprolyl isomerase, translated as MNRSSRAHVRRALMAAISLVIGTRALSAQARPLTANDSALVGRILLAEDRRDSLSSAIAEGAAHADARIQLVSRRAAARTRDARFAARDSLPAVSAPPVYADAAWRIRYRALSAKSECASLRTALSDSVWHVRLRAADLLTATCASDSVAVRIVKEWADPVRLGASFPTLPGGASWHPAAHAVVALARLAPGDARTLLPAFTKRASPALRAYAARAATELADTAMLRRFAADANDNVKEVAIDGLAKIAGHAADDVVLRALSARGYQAVRAAARALKGSPRGGDVLQASLTAATRLRTDSSETSRDARVALLERISEFAHGADTARVAALATDFDCVVAKSAATIATSLGTNTTAHCTPLAVTLPTDAVALALGANYSLRVVLANGGAFTVRLRGDVAPLMAARILALAKSGWYRNRTWYRVEPDFVIQGGGPGSNEYVGHPRFMRDELGAIPHVRGTVGMSTRGHDTGDAQWFVNLKDNLRLGRDYTVFAEVTEGIEVVDAILEGEVIARIDVVGATARRR; from the coding sequence ATGAACCGTTCTTCGCGCGCGCACGTGCGTCGTGCTCTCATGGCTGCGATATCGCTTGTGATTGGCACGCGAGCCCTCTCCGCACAGGCTCGCCCGTTGACGGCAAACGATTCCGCGCTTGTCGGTCGCATTCTGCTCGCTGAGGATCGCCGCGACTCACTCAGCTCGGCGATTGCAGAGGGCGCGGCGCACGCGGATGCACGCATTCAACTGGTGAGCCGACGCGCGGCGGCCCGTACGCGCGATGCCCGCTTTGCCGCGCGAGATTCGCTTCCGGCTGTGAGCGCACCGCCGGTGTACGCCGATGCCGCGTGGCGGATTCGTTACCGCGCGCTTTCTGCGAAGAGCGAGTGCGCGTCCTTGCGTACCGCGCTCAGCGACAGTGTGTGGCACGTACGCCTCCGCGCCGCCGATTTATTGACGGCTACTTGTGCGTCTGATTCGGTGGCGGTGCGCATCGTAAAGGAATGGGCCGATCCCGTTCGGCTGGGCGCGTCATTTCCGACGCTCCCCGGCGGTGCGTCCTGGCACCCCGCCGCACACGCGGTGGTCGCGCTCGCACGACTCGCGCCAGGTGATGCACGCACGCTGCTACCGGCATTCACCAAACGTGCGTCCCCTGCGCTCCGCGCGTACGCCGCGCGCGCTGCCACGGAGCTGGCCGATACCGCGATGCTCCGCCGGTTCGCCGCTGATGCCAATGATAATGTGAAGGAAGTCGCCATTGATGGACTCGCCAAAATCGCCGGGCACGCAGCTGACGATGTCGTGCTCCGTGCGCTCTCGGCGCGCGGGTATCAGGCCGTGCGCGCAGCGGCACGCGCGCTGAAGGGTTCGCCGCGCGGCGGCGATGTCCTACAGGCTTCGCTCACCGCTGCCACGCGACTGCGCACCGACTCCAGCGAAACGTCGCGCGATGCACGCGTCGCACTCCTCGAACGGATTAGTGAGTTTGCCCACGGCGCCGATACAGCCCGCGTCGCGGCGCTTGCCACCGACTTCGATTGCGTTGTCGCAAAATCGGCGGCGACGATCGCCACGTCGCTGGGCACCAACACGACCGCACACTGCACGCCGCTCGCCGTCACGCTGCCGACTGACGCCGTGGCGCTCGCGCTCGGCGCCAATTATTCATTGCGTGTTGTGCTGGCAAATGGTGGAGCTTTTACCGTCCGACTCCGCGGCGATGTGGCGCCGCTCATGGCCGCGCGCATTCTCGCACTCGCCAAGAGCGGCTGGTACCGCAATCGCACCTGGTATCGCGTCGAGCCGGATTTTGTGATTCAGGGCGGCGGGCCCGGATCAAACGAGTACGTGGGTCACCCGCGCTTCATGCGCGACGAACTCGGCGCCATTCCGCACGTACGGGGCACGGTGGGGATGAGCACGCGCGGCCACGATACGGGCGATGCGCAGTGGTTCGTGAACCTCAAAGACAACCTGCGGCTCGGGCGGGACTACACGGTGTTCGCGGAGGTCACCGAGGGAATCGAGGTCGTGGACGCGATTCTCGAGGGTGAGGTTATCGCGCGGATTGACGTGGTGGGGGCAACGGCGCGTAGACGGTAG